TATTCTTAGATTAGCCGAACCTCTCCCCCCCGATGTCGGGGGGGTTGGGGGGGTGTTGCCTTTTGACTCTTGCCTCTTGCCTCGTCTCAACAAGCAATTTAAATTACGAACAGCTTATCAGTTATCAGGTGTGAGTTTTTAGTTTACTGTTTACTGTTTACTGATTACTGTTTACTGTTCACTGTTCACTGATTACTGATTACTTTTGATTGCTCAGAAATAGTCGTAATTTCAATAAACTGAGAGTTTGACCGAGATTGAGGGGAAGGAGGGAAATGCCTTCTAAACGGGATTGTAACCAACCATCACCCCAATACCATTCGTGATAGCCATCGATGCCTTGACTCAAAAGCAAGCGTAAACACTGGTCATTGGCCAATAAAACCTGATGTTGTACGGGAATTAAACCTAACCAAGAGGTAAAAGTCAAACCTTCCTCTAATTTATCGGGTAGATTAGGCGAGAGCATTTGCGGCCACAGCCATTGACGGAGATGAGCAGTTTTGAGCAAACTATCCCGGATAGCCTGTTCACTGGCCGAGATTTCGATACGCAGCTGACTTTGTTGAAAATTGCCGAACATATTATTATCTGATAATTTTTGTTAAGTTAGTTAAAGAATAACTAAAAATCGGGACAGCGTTTTCCAAGGATAACAGTAAGTAGTATGGCAGATAAATTAATCCGCGCCACGGCCGCCGATGGGGGAATTAGAGTAGTAGGAGTGATTACCACTCGTTTAACCGAAGAAGCCCGCCAAAGACATCAATTATCTAACGTAGCCACCGCCGCGCTCGGTCGCACGATGGCATCGGCTTTACTCTTGGCTTCCAGTTTAAAAAAACCCGGTTCTAGGGTCAATATTCGCATTAAAGGCGACGGTCCTCTGGGTGGGGTCTTGGTTGATGCTGGACTCGATGGCACGGTGCGGGGTTATGTGGACTATCCCCAAGTGGAATTACTCCCCAATGCTAAGGGTAAATTAGATGTGGGTCGCGCCGTGGGTAACAAGGGTTATGTGCGAGTCTTACGCGAAGAAAAAGGCGAGGGGAGAAATGAACTTCAAGAAAGCATCGTCGAGATAGTTTCTGGGGAAGTGGGGGAAGATATCGCCTACTATCTAGACCAATCGGAACAAATTCCCTCCGCTTTGCAAGTGGGGGTTTTTGTCGGTACGACCACAGGAGTGACGGCTGCTGGGGGAATTTTATTACAAGTTCTCTCTAAAGAAGCCGCCCGGGATGAGGTCTTAGTGGCTCGTTTAGAGTCGAGAT
This Microcystis wesenbergii NRERC-220 DNA region includes the following protein-coding sequences:
- the hslO gene encoding Hsp33 family molecular chaperone HslO; protein product: MADKLIRATAADGGIRVVGVITTRLTEEARQRHQLSNVATAALGRTMASALLLASSLKKPGSRVNIRIKGDGPLGGVLVDAGLDGTVRGYVDYPQVELLPNAKGKLDVGRAVGNKGYVRVLREEKGEGRNELQESIVEIVSGEVGEDIAYYLDQSEQIPSALQVGVFVGTTTGVTAAGGILLQVLSKEAARDEVLVARLESRLRKLTGFTPLLRAGKGLEDIFQELLGDMGLEIFPAVQMLRFDCSCSFERVLGALKFLGVDELKDIIEKDKQAEAVCEFCREVYNANETQLIELVESLQAESC